One region of Nitrospirota bacterium genomic DNA includes:
- a CDS encoding tetratricopeptide repeat protein, translating to MTRRALFWLCMFVAGAIASLTFDIAVSQAFPVIDITPEQIQVLPGQKSLAEALALLNHGRYDAAIKKVREVLKDDPGSAPAQEILGAALVMKGQVDEGLKALKRAVELDPSADSAITKIGDIYMAQGQQKKAKEKFLQAIKINPQNRRAHQRLGLIYEDEGKYQQAVEHYGKGIRGTPPEYVGVKVNLGRLYNLSRMYEKTIALLEGLITRDKGGATAHIVLGSAYLNTDRVNEAIDHFKTALKLEPDTERARLPLGMAYREKGKYQESLAELQKVTEIKPEWSVGHYQLGETLFAMGRYEEALRCYKRAADLSPDPLFARKRIADVYLREEKPAEAIKIYTEIVGSGNAGIEIYDLLGSTYQMIGQMDLAEETFKEMSRRFPDSPLSFYELGLFYGYVKKYDIALDELGKALSLAPSEPLILKALSVTYVRKGDLKKAIEAAEQLRKASPDNPDDMFYLAALYQDAGDKLRALKMYRDIIANDPQHVYALNNLAMLELERGDNDQALMMARRAASSAGENAMILDTLGWVLFKLGRTKEALDTLEKSTSLSPNSPTILYHLAEAYRASGNAEAARRSVEKALSISRDFKEAKEAERLLKRLP from the coding sequence ATGACGAGGAGAGCATTATTCTGGTTGTGCATGTTTGTCGCGGGGGCGATTGCATCCCTGACATTTGACATCGCGGTTTCTCAGGCCTTCCCGGTAATCGACATAACCCCCGAACAGATACAGGTTCTTCCTGGGCAGAAGTCTCTGGCTGAGGCCCTTGCCCTTCTGAACCATGGTCGATACGATGCTGCAATCAAGAAGGTCCGGGAAGTGCTGAAAGACGACCCCGGCTCTGCCCCCGCCCAGGAAATCCTCGGGGCCGCGTTGGTCATGAAGGGACAGGTTGACGAAGGTCTCAAGGCCCTTAAAAGGGCCGTTGAACTGGACCCTTCCGCGGATTCAGCCATCACCAAGATAGGCGACATCTATATGGCGCAGGGCCAACAGAAGAAAGCTAAAGAGAAATTCCTCCAGGCCATCAAGATAAATCCTCAAAACCGGAGAGCCCACCAAAGGCTCGGGCTGATATACGAGGACGAAGGTAAGTATCAGCAGGCCGTCGAACATTATGGAAAAGGCATAAGGGGGACACCACCCGAGTATGTAGGAGTCAAGGTAAACCTGGGGCGGCTCTATAACCTTTCGAGGATGTACGAAAAGACCATTGCGCTGCTTGAGGGACTCATTACCAGAGATAAAGGTGGTGCCACGGCGCATATCGTGCTTGGCTCCGCTTATCTGAACACGGACAGGGTGAACGAAGCCATTGACCATTTTAAGACCGCCCTCAAACTCGAACCCGACACGGAGAGGGCCCGCCTTCCGCTAGGGATGGCATATAGGGAAAAGGGGAAATACCAGGAATCCCTCGCGGAACTACAGAAAGTAACAGAGATAAAGCCTGAGTGGTCTGTCGGACATTACCAGCTTGGAGAGACGCTCTTTGCGATGGGACGATACGAAGAAGCGCTGCGGTGCTACAAGCGGGCCGCAGACCTAAGCCCTGATCCACTTTTTGCCCGGAAGAGGATTGCAGATGTGTACCTCCGCGAGGAAAAACCCGCAGAAGCGATAAAGATTTACACTGAAATAGTGGGCTCCGGGAACGCGGGTATTGAAATTTACGACTTGCTCGGCTCAACGTATCAGATGATTGGCCAGATGGACCTCGCCGAAGAGACATTCAAGGAAATGTCCCGGAGGTTTCCGGACTCACCCTTGTCTTTTTACGAACTTGGCCTCTTTTACGGTTATGTCAAGAAATACGATATTGCACTCGATGAACTTGGCAAAGCTCTCTCGCTTGCCCCGAGTGAGCCGCTGATTCTCAAGGCCCTGAGCGTAACGTACGTACGGAAAGGCGACCTGAAAAAGGCAATCGAGGCCGCAGAACAGCTCCGGAAGGCCAGCCCCGATAATCCCGATGACATGTTTTACCTTGCCGCCCTCTACCAGGACGCGGGGGACAAACTCCGTGCACTAAAGATGTATCGGGATATCATTGCAAATGATCCCCAGCATGTGTACGCCCTCAACAACCTGGCGATGCTAGAGCTTGAAAGAGGGGACAACGACCAAGCCCTGATGATGGCGCGGAGGGCCGCCTCCTCGGCGGGCGAAAACGCCATGATTCTTGATACCCTTGGATGGGTTCTGTTCAAGCTTGGCAGGACAAAGGAAGCCCTGGATACACTCGAGAAGTCGACCTCTCTGTCGCCGAATAGCCCAACCATCCTTTATCACCTAGCCGAGGCGTACCGGGCCTCGGGCAACGCGGAGGCCGCACGGCGCAGCGTAGAGAAGGCTCTCTCGATCTCTCGGGATTTCAAAGAGGCGAAGGAAGCGGAAAGACTCCTCAAACGTCTTCCCTGA
- a CDS encoding cysteine desulfurase family protein: MIYLDHNATTPVEPEVAEAMAEAQREGFGNPSSCHLPGVRARQFVETARSRVAGLLGARQEEIYFTSGGTESNNLAILGLARRRPKGHIVTSAVEHPSVTQAVRHLLSQGFQATLVGVDGDGRVKVDEVERAIRDDTVLITVMHSNNETGVLQPIEDIARLARSRKVPFHTDAAQSVGKVPVSAEACDMLTVAGHKLYGPKGVGALYVRRGIALEPILFGAGHEKGLRPGTENVSGVVGLGVACELAGREREARGRHVEALAERFLSGLRRNVSALRLNGHPALRLPGTLNLCCPGVDSTSLTAALGDRIAMSSGSACHAGERKPSAVLMAMGVSEDEALSSVRFSLGKDNTEEEMDRAVRILSETLAPPAPAR; the protein is encoded by the coding sequence ATGATCTACCTGGACCACAACGCGACCACTCCGGTAGAGCCGGAAGTGGCGGAGGCCATGGCGGAAGCCCAGAGGGAGGGCTTCGGAAATCCTTCGAGCTGCCACCTCCCCGGGGTCCGGGCGCGCCAGTTCGTGGAAACGGCCCGCTCCCGGGTCGCCGGGCTTCTCGGAGCACGGCAGGAGGAGATTTATTTTACCTCCGGGGGCACCGAGTCCAACAACCTTGCCATCCTGGGCCTTGCGCGCCGTCGTCCGAAAGGGCACATCGTCACCTCGGCCGTGGAACACCCCTCCGTAACCCAGGCCGTCCGCCACCTTCTCTCTCAGGGTTTTCAGGCCACCCTCGTCGGGGTGGACGGCGACGGACGCGTGAAGGTGGATGAGGTGGAGCGGGCCATACGGGACGACACGGTGCTCATCACCGTCATGCACTCCAACAACGAGACCGGCGTGCTCCAGCCCATCGAGGATATAGCGCGTCTGGCCCGGAGCCGCAAGGTCCCCTTCCACACAGACGCCGCCCAGTCCGTGGGAAAGGTGCCCGTGAGCGCGGAGGCCTGTGACATGCTTACCGTGGCCGGCCACAAACTCTACGGGCCCAAGGGTGTCGGGGCGCTGTACGTGCGAAGGGGCATCGCCCTGGAGCCCATCCTCTTCGGGGCCGGACACGAGAAGGGGCTCCGCCCGGGGACGGAGAACGTTTCCGGGGTGGTGGGTCTCGGTGTGGCCTGCGAGCTTGCGGGCCGGGAGCGAGAGGCCCGGGGACGCCATGTGGAGGCATTGGCGGAGAGGTTCCTTTCGGGCCTCAGGCGGAACGTCTCCGCCCTCCGCCTGAACGGCCACCCTGCCCTCAGGCTTCCGGGGACCCTGAATCTCTGCTGCCCCGGTGTGGATTCCACCTCCCTGACCGCCGCCCTGGGGGACCGGATAGCCATGTCTTCGGGCTCCGCGTGCCACGCGGGGGAGAGGAAGCCCTCGGCCGTGCTCATGGCCATGGGCGTTTCGGAGGACGAGGCGCTCTCCTCGGTAAGGTTCAGCCTCGGGAAGGACAACACGGAAGAAGAGATGGACCGGGCCGTCAGGATACTTTCAGAGACCCTTGCTCCACCGGCCCCAGCACGGTAA
- a CDS encoding isoaspartyl peptidase/L-asparaginase, with protein MVFMVHGGAGEKRPSGAALQALSEALREGWDILKAGGAALDAVTRTIALMENSGEFNAGAGANLQADGLRRLDASVMEGRGLRAGSVIGLQGFRNPVFAARRAMDLPNTMLAGEGAAAMARAEGLAPLPPPVERARESLQKARRNRDFMELYEKYFSTVGAVARDGRGDLAAAASTGGVAAMLPGRVGDTPIVGAGVYAENALGAVACTGSGEHILRLCLGKEICMSLFLLTLREAAARSLTRLTRMGGEGGVIAIDARGRPAIIHTTKYMAGGYVGRDGLTVKECFVRVGGSARGAGL; from the coding sequence ATGGTCTTCATGGTCCACGGTGGAGCGGGGGAGAAGAGGCCCTCCGGGGCAGCCTTACAGGCGCTGTCGGAGGCTCTTCGGGAGGGCTGGGACATCCTCAAAGCCGGGGGGGCCGCCCTCGATGCCGTCACCAGGACCATTGCCCTCATGGAGAACTCCGGGGAGTTTAACGCCGGGGCCGGGGCCAACCTCCAGGCCGACGGCCTCCGGAGGCTGGACGCCTCCGTCATGGAAGGCCGCGGGCTTAGGGCCGGTTCCGTCATCGGCCTTCAGGGTTTCAGAAACCCCGTTTTTGCCGCCCGGCGGGCCATGGACCTGCCCAACACAATGCTTGCGGGAGAAGGGGCCGCCGCCATGGCCCGCGCCGAGGGGCTTGCACCGCTCCCCCCGCCGGTCGAAAGGGCCAGAGAGAGCCTGCAGAAGGCGAGACGGAACAGGGACTTCATGGAGCTGTACGAGAAATACTTCTCCACCGTGGGGGCTGTGGCCCGGGACGGGAGGGGCGACCTTGCGGCCGCGGCATCGACGGGCGGGGTCGCGGCGATGCTCCCCGGCCGGGTAGGCGACACCCCCATCGTGGGCGCCGGGGTTTATGCCGAGAACGCCCTGGGTGCGGTGGCCTGCACGGGCTCCGGCGAGCACATCCTGCGCCTTTGCCTGGGCAAGGAAATATGCATGAGCCTTTTCCTCCTGACCCTGCGCGAGGCCGCAGCGCGCTCGCTCACCAGGCTTACCCGCATGGGCGGCGAGGGCGGGGTCATCGCCATTGACGCGAGGGGAAGGCCGGCCATCATCCACACGACGAAGTACATGGCCGGGGGATATGTCGGGAGGGACGGCCTTACGGTGAAGGAGTGCTTCGTGCGCGTCGGGGGCTCCGCGAGGGGCGCGGGCCTTTAG
- a CDS encoding pitrilysin family protein, with protein MFSKKALDNGVLVVMEQIRNVRSVALGIWVQVGSRHEPRERNGISHFLEHMFFKGTEKRTALDIAVDMDSLGGELNAFTSKESTTFYVKVLDEYLGRGVELLGDIFLGSTFPEEEIEREKSVVGEEIKMVEDTPDDYVHDLFNRSVWGEDGLGQAVLGTRDTVGGFSRENILEHIKNSYGTGNIVVACAGHFDEDALMENLNRALDGIGLGPKPQTGALPVFRPRESVHEKDLSEVHICMGVKALPQPSEERYHLLLLNTILGGGVSSRLFQEIREKRGLAYSVYSFLSMYGDTGLWGVYAGTGEEHAQEVVEHTAREFRSLAQTVTKQELERAKAQVKGNLILGLESTSRRMQNIAIQQIYYGRYYSPGEILKKIDAVTLEEVRHLAGRLASDGEVALTVLGPVEQGSLKVS; from the coding sequence ATGTTCAGCAAGAAAGCACTGGATAACGGCGTGCTCGTGGTGATGGAGCAGATTCGAAACGTCCGCTCCGTGGCGCTGGGCATCTGGGTGCAGGTGGGCTCTCGCCACGAACCGCGCGAGAGAAACGGGATATCCCATTTCCTTGAGCACATGTTCTTCAAGGGGACGGAGAAGCGCACCGCCCTTGACATAGCCGTGGACATGGACTCCCTGGGCGGGGAGCTCAACGCCTTCACCTCCAAGGAGAGTACGACTTTTTACGTGAAGGTGCTGGACGAGTACCTCGGCCGGGGGGTAGAGCTTCTGGGGGACATCTTTTTGGGGTCGACCTTCCCGGAGGAGGAAATCGAGCGCGAGAAGAGCGTCGTGGGGGAGGAGATAAAGATGGTGGAGGACACCCCCGACGACTACGTGCACGACCTCTTCAACCGCTCCGTCTGGGGCGAGGACGGCCTGGGCCAGGCGGTCCTGGGCACCAGGGATACCGTGGGTGGCTTTTCCCGCGAGAACATCCTGGAGCACATCAAGAACTCCTATGGCACCGGAAACATCGTTGTGGCCTGCGCCGGGCACTTCGACGAGGACGCCCTTATGGAGAACCTCAACAGGGCGCTGGATGGAATCGGGCTGGGCCCGAAGCCCCAAACCGGCGCTTTGCCCGTCTTCCGCCCGCGGGAATCAGTCCATGAAAAGGACCTCTCCGAAGTGCACATCTGCATGGGCGTCAAGGCTCTTCCCCAACCCAGCGAAGAGAGATATCACCTCCTTCTGCTGAACACCATACTGGGCGGAGGGGTCAGCTCCCGCCTCTTCCAGGAAATCCGGGAGAAGCGGGGACTGGCGTACTCCGTCTACTCGTTTCTCTCCATGTACGGGGACACGGGGCTCTGGGGGGTTTACGCCGGCACGGGAGAGGAGCACGCCCAGGAGGTCGTGGAGCACACGGCCCGGGAGTTCCGGTCCCTTGCCCAGACCGTGACGAAGCAGGAGCTTGAGCGGGCGAAGGCGCAGGTGAAGGGAAACCTCATCCTCGGCCTCGAGTCCACGAGCAGGAGGATGCAGAACATCGCCATACAGCAGATATACTACGGCCGGTACTACTCTCCCGGGGAGATACTGAAAAAGATAGACGCCGTCACCCTCGAAGAGGTGCGGCACCTGGCAGGGCGGCTCGCCTCCGATGGGGAGGTCGCCCTTACCGTGCTGGGGCCGGTGGAGCAAGGGTCTCTGAAAGTATCCTGA
- a CDS encoding DUF2155 domain-containing protein: protein MRKLLVLLAALVVVFAFVGCKQKEEPITKPGQPGGEAASPHGVMPPVQTQIVVPESVAGKWKAVTLVIENKTTKKSDEVTIPLEGEYAIPGSNLKIEVGQFLPDFKMSGSTITSASNELNNPAVHVDVFEGDKQIFTGWLYSKFPAIHPFEHDTYALTLKEGIKATS, encoded by the coding sequence ATGAGAAAACTTCTGGTGCTGTTGGCGGCTCTTGTCGTGGTCTTTGCTTTCGTGGGGTGCAAGCAGAAGGAGGAACCGATTACGAAGCCGGGCCAGCCGGGCGGGGAGGCCGCTTCTCCGCATGGCGTTATGCCTCCCGTGCAGACGCAGATAGTCGTCCCCGAATCGGTTGCAGGGAAGTGGAAGGCGGTCACGTTGGTTATCGAAAACAAGACGACCAAGAAGTCCGACGAAGTCACCATTCCGCTGGAGGGAGAATACGCCATCCCGGGCTCGAACCTGAAGATCGAAGTCGGGCAATTCCTTCCCGACTTCAAGATGAGCGGGTCGACCATTACATCGGCCTCAAACGAGCTGAACAACCCGGCGGTGCATGTTGATGTGTTCGAGGGTGACAAGCAGATATTCACCGGATGGCTGTACTCGAAGTTCCCGGCCATCCACCCCTTCGAGCATGATACGTACGCCCTGACCCTGAAGGAGGGCATCAAGGCCACAAGCTAA
- a CDS encoding VWA domain-containing protein — protein MGRKVQLLLTLCVALLLALPYVALADTISPASVSASIDVGESLTVEKTVTVTSDVTTAKVDVFFLFDTTGSMAPLISSAQTNASTILSNASGLGDVAFGVGDYEDFPVSPYGLPGDVAYELVQDITTDATAAQSAIGSLDAVAGSGGDTPEANLYALDQVATTTSWRDDATKIVVWFGDAPGHDGDLEASYPSDIGLSDAIGSLTAENVVVEAIDLGGLNSTGQATAITDATGGDLFSGVTSGEIVTVIDDALASVFASYSEVSLMADGNLPGVGVSISPTSYLGDFSRDTDMTFAFDVTFTGLEAGTHAFSIDALVDGGIVAIESDRFTVGGAAAAVPEPATFLLVGVGLLGLVGVRSMKFGK, from the coding sequence ATGGGAAGAAAGGTGCAGCTTTTGCTCACCCTCTGTGTTGCGCTTCTTCTGGCATTGCCGTACGTCGCATTAGCGGACACCATCAGCCCGGCTTCGGTTTCAGCGTCTATCGATGTGGGTGAGAGCCTCACCGTTGAAAAGACGGTGACCGTAACCTCGGACGTCACAACGGCAAAGGTGGACGTCTTCTTCCTGTTTGACACCACGGGAAGCATGGCTCCACTGATATCCTCCGCGCAGACCAACGCCTCCACGATTCTCTCAAATGCCTCGGGGCTGGGGGACGTGGCGTTCGGCGTGGGCGACTACGAGGATTTTCCGGTGTCTCCTTACGGCCTCCCGGGCGATGTAGCCTACGAGCTGGTCCAGGATATCACGACGGACGCCACCGCAGCGCAAAGCGCAATCGGTTCGCTGGACGCAGTCGCTGGCAGTGGCGGCGACACTCCTGAGGCCAACCTTTATGCGCTTGACCAAGTGGCCACCACGACCAGTTGGCGGGACGACGCTACAAAGATAGTCGTCTGGTTCGGCGATGCTCCGGGGCATGACGGGGACCTGGAGGCCTCATATCCATCCGATATAGGGCTTTCTGACGCCATCGGTTCTCTCACTGCGGAGAATGTTGTTGTGGAGGCAATCGACCTGGGAGGTTTGAACTCTACCGGTCAGGCGACTGCCATCACCGACGCCACCGGAGGCGACCTGTTCAGCGGTGTGACTTCGGGTGAGATCGTCACCGTGATCGATGACGCCCTGGCGTCCGTCTTTGCGTCCTATAGCGAGGTGTCCCTGATGGCGGATGGCAACCTGCCGGGCGTAGGCGTCTCCATAAGCCCTACGTCTTATCTGGGTGACTTCTCGCGTGACACCGACATGACGTTTGCCTTTGATGTAACCTTTACCGGTCTTGAAGCCGGAACGCATGCTTTCAGCATTGATGCGCTCGTTGACGGGGGCATTGTTGCCATAGAAAGCGACAGATTTACGGTGGGTGGCGCAGCAGCCGCCGTGCCGGAGCCTGCAACTTTTCTGCTGGTGGGAGTCGGTCTTTTAGGTCTTGTCGGTGTGAGAAGTATGAAGTTCGGGAAGTAA
- a CDS encoding PEP-CTERM sorting domain-containing protein, producing MRRVAIIATLFMLLAWTGIASALPYTQGNVFVSLRDGTVQEYTPTGTLVQTLSTPSSGELTGSAFDSSGNFYVTAGFSLQPAGGIYKFDSSGNLVSPSPFFTNPSVNGSTNESILFNIAGMALSGTADGDRTVNLFDPSTGGNPVTQYSVATQDRGSDWIDLAADQTTLYYTSEGSRILRYDLDTSTQLTDFTNEGFNLFALRLLSSGGILAADTNKVLRFDSSGNVAQTYLPGSGLLFALNLDPDGTSFWTAEYYTGDIYNIDIATGTILNQFDIDQGISGLSVYGEITQGGGGGGGGGGEPIPEPSTLFLLGSGFLGLAAFRRRFRR from the coding sequence ATGAGAAGAGTCGCTATCATAGCGACGTTGTTCATGTTGTTAGCATGGACGGGCATTGCCTCGGCCCTGCCGTACACACAGGGAAACGTTTTCGTATCCCTCCGGGACGGGACGGTCCAAGAGTACACCCCCACCGGAACCCTGGTGCAGACCCTCAGCACGCCTTCATCTGGGGAGTTGACGGGTTCGGCCTTCGATTCGAGCGGCAACTTTTATGTGACAGCAGGGTTCTCGCTACAACCCGCAGGTGGTATTTACAAATTCGATTCCAGCGGCAACCTGGTGTCGCCCTCCCCATTTTTCACGAACCCTTCTGTCAATGGCTCGACCAATGAATCTATCCTGTTCAACATAGCCGGGATGGCACTGTCGGGGACGGCCGACGGAGACAGAACTGTCAACCTGTTTGATCCCAGTACGGGTGGAAATCCTGTCACCCAGTACAGTGTCGCGACGCAGGACCGGGGGAGCGACTGGATCGATCTTGCAGCCGACCAGACGACCCTCTACTACACCTCAGAGGGCTCCAGGATTCTCAGGTACGACCTCGACACCAGCACGCAACTGACAGATTTCACCAACGAGGGGTTTAACCTGTTTGCCCTCAGGCTTCTTTCAAGCGGGGGGATTCTGGCCGCCGACACTAATAAGGTCCTTCGGTTCGACAGCAGCGGGAACGTTGCGCAGACGTACCTGCCCGGTTCCGGCTTGCTCTTCGCCCTGAATCTCGACCCGGATGGCACCTCCTTCTGGACCGCGGAATATTATACAGGCGACATATACAATATCGACATCGCCACCGGCACCATCCTTAACCAATTTGATATCGACCAGGGAATCAGCGGACTGTCGGTCTACGGCGAGATAACCCAAGGCGGCGGCGGCGGAGGAGGAGGGGGTGGAGAGCCCATTCCCGAGCCTTCCACACTATTTCTTCTCGGCAGCGGGTTCCTGGGGCTTGCGGCGTTCAGAAGGCGATTCAGAAGATAG
- the pheS gene encoding phenylalanine--tRNA ligase subunit alpha encodes MNLTALREEFGQDIRQAHSTQDLERLRVKYLGKKGLVTEQFKLLAEMPPGEKKAFGKGVNDLKTLVAEEISSRKVQLKDKELGEKLLAESVDITLPGKYRPYGREHPVNQTMNEIIGIFSSMGFGVEEGPEVETDYYNFEALNIPKDHPARDMQDTFYISDEVVLRTHTSPVQVRVMERSTPPLRFIAPGKVYRCDADISHTPMFHQVEGLMVGADISFSHLKGVLEAFVHAFFGPEVPVRFRPSFFPFTEPSAEVDIGCTFCRGRGCRVCKASGWIEILGAGMVNPRVFEMVGYDPEQYTGFAFGMGVERIAMLSFSVDDIRLFYENDVRFLGQF; translated from the coding sequence ATGAACCTGACCGCCCTCAGGGAGGAGTTCGGACAGGACATACGGCAAGCCCACTCGACGCAGGACCTGGAGAGGCTCCGGGTCAAGTATCTCGGGAAGAAGGGCCTGGTGACCGAGCAGTTCAAGCTGCTGGCCGAGATGCCGCCCGGGGAGAAGAAGGCCTTCGGCAAGGGGGTCAACGACCTGAAGACCCTCGTCGCGGAGGAAATCTCCTCCCGCAAAGTGCAGCTCAAGGACAAGGAGCTCGGTGAGAAGCTCCTGGCCGAGAGCGTGGATATCACCCTGCCGGGCAAGTATCGGCCTTACGGCCGGGAGCATCCCGTCAACCAGACCATGAACGAGATCATCGGGATATTCTCGAGCATGGGCTTCGGCGTGGAGGAAGGCCCGGAGGTGGAGACGGACTACTATAACTTCGAAGCCTTGAACATCCCCAAGGACCACCCCGCCCGGGACATGCAGGACACCTTCTACATCAGCGACGAGGTGGTTCTCCGCACGCACACCTCTCCTGTGCAGGTACGGGTCATGGAGCGGAGCACCCCTCCCCTGAGGTTCATCGCCCCCGGAAAGGTTTACCGCTGCGACGCCGACATCTCCCATACGCCGATGTTCCATCAGGTGGAGGGCCTGATGGTGGGCGCCGACATTTCCTTCAGCCACCTGAAGGGCGTCCTGGAGGCCTTCGTTCATGCCTTCTTCGGGCCGGAGGTGCCGGTGCGGTTCCGCCCGAGCTTCTTCCCCTTCACCGAGCCCTCCGCGGAGGTGGACATCGGGTGCACCTTCTGCCGGGGCCGCGGCTGTCGGGTCTGCAAGGCCTCGGGGTGGATAGAAATCCTGGGGGCCGGCATGGTCAACCCCAGGGTCTTCGAAATGGTGGGCTACGACCCGGAGCAGTACACCGGCTTTGCCTTCGGCATGGGGGTGGAGCGCATCGCCATGCTCAGCTTCTCGGTGGACGACATCCGCCTGTTTTACGAAAACGACGTCCGCTTCCTCGGGCAGTTCTAA